From one Anopheles cruzii chromosome 3, idAnoCruzAS_RS32_06, whole genome shotgun sequence genomic stretch:
- the LOC128269741 gene encoding coiled-coil domain-containing protein 115-like — protein sequence MEDIGKDDLCALLDKLLLSSLELIEQDVRLSQETNRLIADGKLDLAHTRFTKGPNAVSVVQLPTEDYNPFRALSTVAVSPDNQGVPQLTLERHAVQASEERIDPASWFGILRPPTLNSARDKFARSLDAIVERANVRATLGSYLNVFAILNKRKSVQ from the coding sequence ATTGCTGAGCTCACTGGAGCTAATCGAGCAAGACGTGCGGCTGAGCCAAGAAACGAACCGCCTCATAGCCGACGGGAAACTCGATCTGGCACACACCCGCTTCACGAAGGGCCCGAACGCGGTGAGCGTTGTGCAGCTACCGACTGAAGACTACAACCCGTTCCGAGCCCTTAGCACGGTGGCGGTTTCCCCGGACAACCAGGGCGTACCGCAGCTAACGCTGGAGCGTCACGCGGTCCAGGCATCGGAAGAACGTATCGATCCAGCCTCGTGGTTCGGCATCCTGCGCCCACCAACGCTGAACAGTGCCCGCGACAAGTTTGCCCGTTCGCTCGATGCGATAGTCGAACGAGCGAATGTCCGAGCCACGCTCGGCAGCTACCTGAATGTGTTTGCGATCTTGAATAAACGTAAATCCGTACAGTAG